In the Malania oleifera isolate guangnan ecotype guangnan chromosome 1, ASM2987363v1, whole genome shotgun sequence genome, one interval contains:
- the LOC131160467 gene encoding fibrillin-5, chloroplastic isoform X1, which translates to MIDIMVTNLVQSPIPASYVVPLISEIPKMMRIGLDAQTTGPRKKRTRFGKCLSGYKPPIYTSKVAKHNSSLVGDDKEIEETNKDRAADLRSVAQIKSDLYEALQGISRGIFGVTSTKKHEIEGLVNLLESQNPTPDPTLNLEKVDGRWKLVYSTVTILGSKRTKLGLRDFITLGDFFQTIHVSEGKAVNMIQFYVRGLNLLNGQLTVEASFKIVSKSRVDINYESSTITPERLMSVFRKNYNLLLSIFNPEGWLEISYVDDEMRIGRDDKGNIFILERS; encoded by the exons ATGATTGATATCATGGTCACAAATCTTGTCCAATCACCAATCCCAGCGTCCTATGTGGTTCCCCTCATATCTGAAATCCCAAAGATGATGAGAATTGGATTGGATGCACAAACCACAGGCCCAAGGAAAAAAAGAACCAGATTTGGAAAGTGCCTTTCTGGGTACAAACCACCTATTTACACTAGCAAAGTTGCAAAACATAACTCAAGTTTGGTTGGGGATGACAAGGAAATAGAAGAAACTAACAAAGATAGAGCAGCAGATTTAAGGTCAGTTGCCCAGATCAAATCAGACCTTTATGAGGCATTACAAG GGATCAGCAGAGGCATTTTTGGAGTCACATCAACGAAGAAACATGAGATTGAGGGTCTGGTTAATCTGCTAGAATCTCAGAATCCAACTCCAGATCCCACTCTGAATCTGGAGAAG gtGGATGGACGGTGGAAGCTTGTTTACAGCACAGTTACTATTTTGGGGTCAAAGAGAACGAAGCTAGGATTGCGAGATTTCATCACCTTGGGGGATTTTTTCCAAACCATTCATGTTTCTGAG GGCAAAGCAGTTAACATGATACAGTTCTACGTGAGAGGATTAAATTTGTTGAATGGACAACTGACGGTGGAGGCCTCCTTCAAGATTGTCTCCAAATCA AGAGTTGACATTAATTATGAGAGCTCAACGATCACTCCTGAACGG CTGATGAGCGTGTTCCGAAAGAACTATAATCTCTTGCTAAGCATCTTTAATCCAGAGGGTTGGCTTGAGATCTC ATATGTTGATGATGAAATGAGGATAGGGAGGGATGACAAAGGTAATATCTTCATATTGGAAAGATCATAA
- the LOC131160467 gene encoding fibrillin-5, chloroplastic isoform X2: MIDIMVTNLVQSPIPASYVVPLISEIPKMMRIGLDAQTTGPRKKRTRFGKCLSGYKPPIYTSKVAKHNSSLVGDDKEIEETNKDRAADLRSVAQIKSDLYEALQGISRGIFGVTSTKKHEIEGLVNLLESQNPTPDPTLNLEKVDGRWKLVYSTVTILGSKRTKLGLRDFITLGDFFQTIHVSEGKAVNMIQFYVRGLNLLNGQLTVEASFKIVSKSLMSVFRKNYNLLLSIFNPEGWLEISYVDDEMRIGRDDKGNIFILERS; this comes from the exons ATGATTGATATCATGGTCACAAATCTTGTCCAATCACCAATCCCAGCGTCCTATGTGGTTCCCCTCATATCTGAAATCCCAAAGATGATGAGAATTGGATTGGATGCACAAACCACAGGCCCAAGGAAAAAAAGAACCAGATTTGGAAAGTGCCTTTCTGGGTACAAACCACCTATTTACACTAGCAAAGTTGCAAAACATAACTCAAGTTTGGTTGGGGATGACAAGGAAATAGAAGAAACTAACAAAGATAGAGCAGCAGATTTAAGGTCAGTTGCCCAGATCAAATCAGACCTTTATGAGGCATTACAAG GGATCAGCAGAGGCATTTTTGGAGTCACATCAACGAAGAAACATGAGATTGAGGGTCTGGTTAATCTGCTAGAATCTCAGAATCCAACTCCAGATCCCACTCTGAATCTGGAGAAG gtGGATGGACGGTGGAAGCTTGTTTACAGCACAGTTACTATTTTGGGGTCAAAGAGAACGAAGCTAGGATTGCGAGATTTCATCACCTTGGGGGATTTTTTCCAAACCATTCATGTTTCTGAG GGCAAAGCAGTTAACATGATACAGTTCTACGTGAGAGGATTAAATTTGTTGAATGGACAACTGACGGTGGAGGCCTCCTTCAAGATTGTCTCCAAATCA CTGATGAGCGTGTTCCGAAAGAACTATAATCTCTTGCTAAGCATCTTTAATCCAGAGGGTTGGCTTGAGATCTC ATATGTTGATGATGAAATGAGGATAGGGAGGGATGACAAAGGTAATATCTTCATATTGGAAAGATCATAA